From a single Carassius gibelio isolate Cgi1373 ecotype wild population from Czech Republic chromosome A18, carGib1.2-hapl.c, whole genome shotgun sequence genomic region:
- the LOC127934635 gene encoding CMP-N-acetylneuraminate-beta-galactosamide-alpha-2,3-sialyltransferase 2, translated as MPPLPLQREGRFGLGWSWATWARAQRTGELRAWVPAGVGPVVAGERGSKRCSLRFCVVLGSLALLFLTSLFFSLSLRGGAGLPYLEPQRWEESRRVKLVPSYTGSHQVITAESSQQKTCACSQCVGDPGVSDWFDENYDPDISPVWIRDNLQLPPDVYYWWVMLQPQFKPHNIQQVLQRMFQVIPGHSPYGSWDPARCLRCAVVGNSGNLQGAGYGSVIDGHNFIMRMNLAPTVGYEEDAGSRTTHHFMYPESAKNLAPNVSFVLVPFKTLDLLWITSALSTGQIRFTYAPVKQFLRVDKDKVQIFNPAFFKYIHDRWTRHHGRYPSTGMLVLFFALHVCDEVNVFGFGADSRGNWHHYWEQNRYSGEFRKTGVHDADYEAQIIDKLTKTGKISVFPGK; from the exons ATGCCGCCTTTGCCTCTGCAGCGAGAGGGACGCTTCGGCTTGGGATGGAGTTGGGCCACATGGGCTCGGGCTCAGAGGACAGGCGAGCTGAGAGCCTGGGTGCCTGCGGGAGTCGGACCTGTGGTGGCAGGAGAACGGGGGAGTAAACGATGCTCCCTTCGCTTCTGCGTGGTCTTGGGATCCCTTGCCCTCCTGTTCCTCACCTCACTCTTTTTCTCCTTGTCGCTGAGAGGAGGAGCCGGCTTGCCTTACTTGGAACCCCAGCGATGGGAAGAGTCACGCAGAGTTAAGCTAGTGCCCAGCTATACCGGATCCCACCAGGTCATCACGGCCGAGAGCTCTCAGCAGAAGACATGTGCCTGCTCTCAGTGCGTGGGTGACCCAGGTGTTTCTGACTGGTTCGACGAGAACTATGACCCGGACATCTCACCTGTGTGGATTCGGGACAACCTCCAGCTGCCTCCAGATGTGTACTACTGGTGGGTG ATGTTGCAACCTCAATTCAAACCCCACAACATCCAGCAAGTTCTACAGCGGATGTTCCAAGTCATTCCAGGCCATTCCCCATATGGTTCATGGGATCCTGCCCGCTGTCTGCGCTGTGCTGTGGTGGGAAATTCGGGGAACCTCCAGGGGGCAGGTTACGGTTCAGTGATTGATGGCCACAACTTCATCATGAG GATGAACCTGGCTCCCACTGTAGGGTACGAAGAGGATGCCGGCAGCCGTACCACACACCACTTCATGTACCCAGAGAGTGCCAAAAACCTGGCGCCCAATGTCAGCTTTGTGCTAGTGCCCTTCAAGACTCTCGACTTGTTGTGGATCACCAGTGCCCTCTCCACCGGACAGATCCGCTT cacatACGCTCCAGTGAAGCAGTTTCTGCGTGTGGATAAAGACAAG GTTCAGATCTTCAACCCAGCTTTCTTTAAATACATCCATGACCGCTGGACTCGTCATCATGGCCGCTATCCCTCCACTGGCATGCTTGTGCTGTTCTTTGCTCTACACGTATGTGATGAG GTGAATGTATTTGGCTTTGGGGCAGACAGCAGGGGAAACTGGCACCACTATTGGGAGCAGAACCGCTATTCAGGAGAGTTTCGTAAAACGGGTGTCCATGATGCAGACTATGAGGCCCAGATCATTGACAAGCTGACCAAAACTGGCAAGATCTCAGTCTTTCCTGGAAAGTGA